A stretch of Nonomuraea africana DNA encodes these proteins:
- a CDS encoding GlxA family transcriptional regulator codes for MKTIDQLTPSQEQNPAMSLVLFLLIPQVHLLDVAGPAQVFSIADDLGYAYTITYVAEARQVATGQGLTLSVGTEWPRLAPDDLIIVPGWRGPTRPPGKKTLRRLREHHAAGGTVVGVCAGTDALGRAGLLDGRRCTVYHCVQDEFERLYPRAEVVKDMLYVEDDRIITSAGGASGIDVALHLLSRWHGPYTAGQVARAMLVHAHRDGATPQVSPMLRRRSHVDETVHRIQDLIETRFTERLPLSLLAKAADCSERTVTRLFRRATGITPLAYQTALRLERAELLLRQGATTAIAAREAGFRDARMLRRLRARARAASQVRTGGTSTPATTSPA; via the coding sequence ATGAAGACCATCGACCAACTCACCCCGAGTCAGGAGCAGAACCCGGCCATGTCCCTAGTCCTCTTCCTGCTGATCCCGCAGGTCCACCTTCTCGATGTGGCCGGTCCCGCCCAGGTCTTCTCCATCGCCGACGACCTCGGCTATGCGTACACCATCACCTATGTCGCCGAAGCCCGCCAGGTCGCCACAGGGCAGGGCCTGACGCTGTCCGTTGGTACCGAGTGGCCGCGCCTGGCACCGGACGATCTGATCATCGTGCCGGGCTGGCGCGGCCCGACCCGCCCGCCCGGCAAGAAGACCCTGCGCCGCCTGCGGGAGCACCACGCGGCGGGTGGCACCGTCGTCGGCGTGTGCGCGGGCACCGACGCACTCGGTCGCGCCGGGCTGCTGGACGGCCGCCGCTGCACGGTCTACCACTGCGTCCAGGATGAGTTCGAGCGCCTGTACCCGCGGGCGGAGGTCGTCAAGGACATGCTGTACGTCGAGGACGACAGGATCATCACCTCGGCAGGCGGGGCCAGCGGCATCGATGTGGCCCTGCACCTGCTGAGCAGGTGGCACGGGCCGTACACGGCGGGCCAGGTGGCCCGCGCCATGCTCGTCCACGCCCACCGCGACGGTGCGACGCCACAGGTCAGCCCGATGCTGCGCCGACGCTCCCACGTGGACGAGACCGTGCACCGCATCCAGGACCTGATCGAGACCCGCTTCACCGAACGGCTGCCACTGAGCCTGCTGGCCAAGGCGGCTGACTGCAGTGAACGGACCGTCACCCGGCTGTTCCGCCGGGCGACCGGGATCACTCCCTTGGCCTATCAGACAGCCCTGCGGTTGGAACGTGCCGAGCTTCTGCTGCGGCAGGGCGCCACCACCGCGATCGCCGCCCGGGAGGCAGGCTTCAGGGATGCTCGGATGCTGCGAAGGTTGCGCGCTCGCGCAAGGGCCGCAAGCCAGGTGAGGACTGGCGGGACTTCAACACCGGCTACTACGTCACCGGCCTGA